The sequence CAGCTCGGCCTGCTGCGCCTCCAGCTCGGTGGCCTGCTCCTGCAGCGTCTCGGACTGGATCTCCAGCTCCATCGCCTGCTGCTCCAAGGCCTCGCGCGCCTCGGTGACCTCGCGGAAGAGGCGGGCGTTGTCGAGCGCGCGAGCGGAGCGGCGGGCCAGCTCCTCGGCCAGCTCCACGTCGTCGGGCGCGAAGGTGCGGCCGGAGTCGGCGTTCACCAGCGTCAGCGCCCCCAGCACGCGCTCGCCGCCCCGCAGCGGCAGCACCAGCGCGGCGCGCAGGCCCACGCTGCGCAGCAGGCGCAGGTGCTCCTCGTCCACCGCCCCCGCCACCAGCATCTCGTCGGGGATCGAGTCGTACCTCTCGGCCCGGCCGGTCCGCAGCACGGCGGGCACCCCGGTCGCGTCGTCCGCGTGGACGGGGTAGCGCTCCTGGAGCTGCCTGGCGAGGGCGACCTTGGCGGGGTCCTGGTGCGCCACTGCCACGCGGCGAATGGTGCCGTCGGCCTCCAGCACGTCCACCGCGCACCAGTCGGCCAGCATGGGCACGGCCAGGCGAGCCACGGCGGCCAGCGTGGCGGCGTGGTCCAGCGAGGAGTGCAGCGCCTGGCCTGCCTCGGCCAGGAAGCTGGCGCGGGCGCGCGCGGCCTCGGCGGCGCGGCGGGCCTCTTCCGCCTGCTCGAGCAGCCGCTCGCGCTCGCCCGCCTCACGCAGGCGGTCGGTCACGTCCAGCCCGGCGCACGTCACGCCAGCCAGCGCCCCCGCCGCGTCGCGCAGGGGCTCCACCGCCACGTCGAACACGCGGCTGCCGGGAACGAAGGGCAGCCGCAGCTCGCCGCGCGCGGGCCGGCCCGTGTCCAGCACGCGCCGCTTGAGGGCGTCGGCAACGCGGTCGCCGCCCAGGTCGGCCTCGGTCAGGCCGTTCACGCGCTCGTCCACCCGGCCCAGCGCGGGGTCGTACAGCCAGGTGTACCGCAGCTCCAGGTCCTGCTGGAAGACCACCGCGCCCGATGCGCGCAGGGCGGCCCGGAAGCGGTCCTCGCCCTGCCGCAGCGCCTCGTCGGCCTCCTTCGCCGCCGTCAGGTCCACGTGCACCAGCACCACGTGCGTGAGGGCGCCGTCCGCGCCGCGCACCGGGTAGAAGTGCCCCTGCGTCCACGTCGTTCGCCCCAGGCCCAGCGTGTGCGACATGTCGTAGCGCACGGGCGGCAGCACCACCGCCTCGCCCGCGAAGGCGCGGCGCACCTCCGGCAGCACGCCCAGGCCGTCCAGCTCCGGGTCGTCCAGCACGGTGTACTCCGCCGGCACGTCGCCTATGCTCGCGCCCCACAGCTTCGTGAACGCCGGGTTCACCCGCAGCGGGCGCCCGGCCGCGTCGTACACCACCGTGCTCAGCGGCGACTCGTCGAACAGCGCGCGCGCCAGCTCGCCCGAGGAGATGTCCGCCGCGTCACGCGGGGACGGGCGGCCCGGCGCGGCGGCGTCCGGCGCGCCGGACAGCGGATCGGGAGATGCGTGGCCGTCGTCCTGCGGGGCGGGATCTGCGGTCATCCGAAGGGGCGGTGCGGGGCGATGCCGTGGGCTGGGGCGGGCTCGGTACGGCTGCCGGTGCAATATACGGCTGGCCGCGCCGCCCGCGCACCTTGCTCGATGGCGCTCGGGGCCGGCGTGTTACGGCGGGCGCCGCGCGGGGAGCGGAGAGGGCGCACGTCCGCTCAGCGGCCGCGGGCGGACCGGAGCCCCGGCGCGATCTCGGTCGTGTGCTCCGCGAGCCGGAACGTGACCGCTTCCCCGCCTCCGCCCAGCCTGGCGAGCCGGACGAACATCTCCCGCGTGGCCTCCAGCTTGGCTTCCGAGAGCCGGTCGGAGGGCAGGCCGGTCTGGTCCAGCGTCGACCACTGCCACTCCAGCTCCTCCACGAGCCGCTCGCGCTGGTCCAGGACGCCGTTCGCCTTCAGCCGCGCCTCGTCGCGCCGGCGCATCCAGCGGTTCGCGAGCAGGGCGGCCGTGAACATCAGGTTGCACACGACCGCCGCGCCCAGCACCCGGCCGTAGCCGGGCACCAGCCTGTCCAGGTAGATGCAGAGCAGGCCTCCCGCGGAAGAGGCCCAGCCGGTCGCGACCCAGAACACCAGCCGCCGCTCGGACGCGTACGTCCAGCTGCTCCGGCTGCGGATCACCCGCTGGGTCACGGGCCTCAGTGCGATCATGGGACTGCTCACACGACAGGGTGGAATGTGCCGCGGCGTGACCACAGTAGATAAGATCGCGACACTTTCCATATTCCAGGCAACCACCGTGCCGAGCCCACTCGCCCGTCGCCCCAGGCGTTTCTTGCAGTTATCTGCCAAAGGACGGGAAGCGTATCCCGCCGTAAATGGAATTGTAGGATTGACTTGCAAAGATGCACAGATGTTGTCATCCGCGAGCTTCGCCGCACTGCGTTTCATGAGTGAAAAGTCTCCACCATCCACGCGTCAGGTGCATCGTGAAAACGTTCCGTTCGGTGTGTATCGAACGGCATGGACACATGCCACTCTTGACGGTGTGCTCGTGTCTCGGAACACGACGCCGTGCGACGATGGACGGGCGGGTGCGCGGCGGCCGAACTCTACCCGCTGTCCAGCTCCGAAAACGTGGACCCTCGATAAACGGTGACCACCTCGATCCGATTCCGCTCATCCCCTCCGCCTTCCTGTCCCGATCCGTCCGCCCTTCGTCTTCCGTGCATCCTGTACGTGGATGAGATGAAGGCGTAATCTCCTTGCAGTTGAAGGAATCGCACCCCTAACGAGGAGATCCAACCATGCTCCGGTCCGCCGACGTGCCGCTGTCCCAATCCGCCCTGCTGGTGATCGACGTGCAGGACTCGTTCAAGGTGGGCGCGCGCTGGGCCCGCCGGAGCAACGCGGCGTTCGAGGAGAACGTGTCGCTGCTGGTGGACGCGTACCGCGAGGCGGGGCTGCCCGTGATCTTCGTCCTCCACACGGACGGCGACGACCACTTCGCGCCGGACAGCCCGCACGTGAACCTGATGGACTTCCTGTCGCCGCGGGCGGGCGAGCCCACGATCCGAAAGGACACGCGCAACTGCTTCACCAGCACGAACCTGCAAGCCATGCTGCTGCACCGCGGCGTGCGGCGGCTGGCGATCACCGGCATCCAGACGGAGCAGTGCTGCGAGACCACGGCGCGCGTGGCCGCCGACCTGGGCTTTGCGGTGGACTTCGTGCTGGACGCCACGCTCACCTTCCCCATCCCCAACCTGGACGTGCCGGGCGAGGAGCTGGGCGTGGCGGAGATCGAGGAGCGAACGGCGTACGCGCTGCGCGGCCGGTTCGCGCGCATCGTGAGCGCGGCCGAGCTTGCGGGCGCGGTGCGCGAGGCGGCGCTGGAGCCGGCGCTCGCATGAGCCGCCGCGTCTTCTTCGCGCTCTTTCCCGGCGCCGAGATCCTGGACTTCGCGGGGCCCGTGCAGGCGCTGTGGGAGGCCGCATCGCTGGGCGCGGGCTACGAGGTGGCGTACTGCGGCGCCACGCCCGCGGTCCGCACGGCGCAGGGGCTGGAGATGTGCGGCCTGGAGCCGCTGCCGGACGTGCGGGACGACGACTGGGTGTTCGTGCCCGGCTTCCCCGTCATGCAGATGGGCCCGCCGCGCGAGCTGGTGGAGTGGCTGCGGGGCGTTGGGCAGACGCAGGCGCGCATCTGCTCGGTGTGCACGGGCACCTTCGCGCTGGGCGAGGCGGGGCTGCTGGACGGCCGCCGCTGCACCACGCACTGGAAGCGCGCGGCACTGCTCCAGCAGCGCTTCCCGCGCGCGCGGGTGCTGGACGACCGGCTGTTCGTGGAGGACGGGCGCCTGGTGAGCAGCGCCGGCATCGCCTCGGGCATCGACATGACGCTGGGGCTGGTGGAGCAGGACGCGGGCGCCGAGATCGCGGCCGGGGCGGCGCGAGAGATGGTGGTGTACATGCGCCGCGACGGCTCGCAGCCGCAGGAGAGCGTGTACCTGGAGTACCAGCGCCACCTGGACGCCGGCGTGCACCGCGTGCAGCAGTACCTCATCTCCAACCCCGCCTCGCGGGCCACGTTGGAGGAGCTGGCCGCCATCGCGTTCGTGAGCCCGCGGCACCTCACGCGCACCTTCCGCGGCGCCACGGGCATCTCGGTGGGCGAGTTCCGGCTGCGGCTGCGGCTGGAGCGTGCGCGGACGCTGGTGCAGCACTCGCGGCTCAAGCTGGACGCGGTGGCGGCGGAGTGCGGCTTCGCGGACGCACGCCAGCTTCGCCGCATCTGGACGCGCCACTTCGGCGTCCCGCCCAGTGCCTCGCGTACCGTCGCGGTGGAGGCCTGACCGGCGTTCCAACGGCAGCGCGTGCGGGAGATTCGCATCTCCGGAAACCCGAATCTCCCGAGATGCCCGTCGCGGCAGCCCCGCGGCGGCACGCGAGATGGGATGTAGGACGGAGACGGTGGATGCGTCGCGTCGCGGGAGCGTCGATGCTGATCCGGGCGGCGGCCGACACGCATGCGGACGCGGCGTGGCGGGAGGATTTCGCATCGGCCGAGACGCGGCGGTATCGGTCCGAACTCCGTCTGCCGCAGCGTGGTAGGTGCGATGGGACGGGGGAGGCGTTAGATTCGCGGCGGGCCGTTCATCCACCGAAAGACGGGAGATGACGGAGGCTGGCGTGGAATTCGCCGGTCTCGCCCGCCCCGCCCCACCGCGCGACCCCACTACCAGGATACCGATGCGGCTACGGAAGCAGGTTCAGCTCGGCGCGCTGTTCATCGCGGCGGTGGTGGGCTTCGCCGTGGTGGCGTTCGCGCTGGGCCGGATGAAGATGGGGCCGCCGCAGGCGCAGCTGCTGGGCATCTTCAACGAGGTGGGGCAGCTCAAGGTGGGCAACAACGTGGTGTACCGCGGGGTTCACGTGGGCAAGGTGACCGGGATCAGCTTCGCGCGCGGCGGCGGCGGCGTGCTGGTCACGATGGCGGTGCCCACCGGGATGAACATTCCCGTGGACGCGGCGGTGCAGAGCGAGCCCGAGTCGGTGATGGGGCCTTGGCAGGCGCAGATCATCTCGCAGTCGTGGTATCCCGACGCCGAGTACACGCGCACCCGCACCAAGGGCGTGCTGCCCGGCACCACGCTGCCCGACATCGCCAAGCTCACCGCCGCCGCGTCGGCCATGGCGGGCAGCGTCCAGACGATGTCGGCCAACGTGCAGGCCACCTTCACCGAGAAGGCCGCGGCCAAGATCCGCCAGCAGGTGGCCGACGCCGAGAAGACCAGCGACGACCTGAACCGCGCCCTCTCGGTGCGCACCCGCGCGGCCGGCGGCATGACGAACGGCGTGCTGGCGACCAGCGTCCGCATCCGCGCCATGAGCGACTCCATGAAGCTCACGGCGCTGGGCATGCGGGCGGCCCTGGCGTCAGGCAGCACGCGGCAGCTGGTGACCACGGCGCGCCAGGCCAGCGCGCGCATGGTGGCGCTCACCGAGGGCATCCGCGCGCGGGCGGCCAGCTTCCCCACGCCTGCCGGGTACGAGGCGAGGCTCGCCGCCATCCAGGCCCGGGCCGAGAGCGCCGGCCGCTCCGTCGAGGCGATGGGTCCGCGCGTGGACAGCGCGGGCGCCATGCTCCAGCGGGCGCGCACGGCCATGGTCTCGCTGGAGCAGGCGCTCCAGAAGATGGATTCCGGCCCGGCGGGCGCGAACGGCATGCTGTCCGACCCGTCGCAGTACGAGAACGCCCTGCGCGCCGCGATCACGCTCCGCCAGACGCTGGACGACATCCAGGCGCATCCGGAGAAGTACCTGGGCAAGAAGCTCTTCTGACCCGCGGGACGGGAGATGCGCGGAGGGCGGCCGGGAGCGATCCCGCCGCCCTTTTTCGCATCCCCCTGCGAAACGTCGTCCCCGGCCACATCCCGGCGGATGCGATGGATGGGCGATTGCGGCGAGCCAACGATTCCGCCGAATATCCGAACCGACGGGACTCACGCGGAGGCGCGGAGACCGCGGAGAACAACTCGCTCCTCCGCCGTTCTCCGCGTCCTCCGCGCCTCCGCGTGAGACGGGGTTCTGGCGGGGCCGCGCGGATCGGGCCGGAGCCTCGGGGGCTCGTCCAGCACTGGCGCGGGCTTCAAGTACGGGACGTGCAGTGGGCGCGGGGCGCGGCCGATCCGGCCGGGGCGAACCACGACCGCTGCGCGGGAGGCGCGAAGATGGACCCACGGATGACCGGCCCGGACGGCGAGGGCGACGAGACGGGGCGCAGGCCCGGCAAGCGCCCCATGCTGGCCGGCGTGGAGGTGCGCGAGGAGGACCTGGAGCCGCAGAAGGGCCTGCACCTCACGGCGGGGGTGGTGCGCGTGGCCTCCATCGTCGTGCTGCTGCTGGCCATCGGGCAGTTCGCGTACTGGTGGGCCAACCGCCCGCCGGAGAACGTGGGCCTGGGCCTGCTGGTGGGCGACACCATCCGCCTGGTCGTGTTCTCGGCGCTCCTGTGGGCCGCGGGCGACGTGGCGGCGCTGCTCATCAAGACGCACTACGACATCCGCGCGGCCCGCATCCTCCTGGCCCGCCAGACGTACATGATGCGCCACATGGGCCGGGCCACCGGCGACCTTCCCGAGCCGGAGCCGGACGGCCACCGCCGCGCCCAGGACGCGACCGCATAGCCGCCCCGCCGTGACGCCGCCGCCCGTGCCACGTCTCCCGCTCCGCAGCCCGCCGGGCGCGGCCGAGCCGGCGCGCCATCCACCGGCGCGGCGGCGTTCCGCGCTGCGGACGGCGATCCGCGCGTTGCCGCCGCTGCTGGCCCTGCTGCTGGTGGCGCCGGGCGCCACGCCGCAGCGCAACCCGTTCGCGGGGCGGCGGCTGTACGTGGACCCCGCCTCGCCCGCGGCGCGGCAGGCGGCAGCGTGGAACCGCTCGCGCCCGGCCGACGCGGCGCGCATGCGCGTGATCGCCGCGCAGCCGCAGGCGAAGTGGATGGGCGACTGGGCCCGCGACGTCCGCCGCGAGGTGGACGGCGTGGTGGGCGCGGCGGCGCGGCAGGGCGCGCTGCCCGTGCTGGTGGCGTACAACATCCCGCACCGGGACTGCGGCCTGTACTCGGCCGGCGGGGCGCGCGACGGCGACGGCTACCGCCGCTGGATCCGCGACTTCGCGGCGGGCATCAACCGACGGCCCGCCGTGGTGATCGTGGAGCCGGACGGGCTGCCCTCGCTGGACTGCCTGCCGCTGCGCCTGCAGGACGAGCGGTACGTGCTCCTGCGCGACGCGGTGCAGACGCTGAAGGCCGCGGGCGCCGCGGTGTACGTGGATGCGGGCAATGCCAACTGGCGCCGGCCGCCGGACATGGCGGGGCGCCTGCGCAAGGCGGGGATCGAGATGGCGGACGGGTTCAGCCTGAACGTATCCAACTTCCACGCCGTGCAGGTGAACGTGACGTACGGCGAGCAGCTGAGCCGGCTGGTGGGCGGCAAGCACTTCGTGGTGGACACCAGCCGCAACGGCCGCGGCAACGCGGTGGAGCGGCAGTGGTGCAACGCGCCGAACCAGGCCCTGGGCCGCGCCCCGACCACGCAGACCGGCAGCGCCCTGGCCGATGCGTTCCTGTGGGTGAAGACGCCCGGCCAGTCCGACGGCACCTGCAACGGCGGCCCCCGCGCCGGCGAGTGGTGGGCAGACTACGCGCTGGAGCTGAGCAAGGCCGCCGAAGCCATCGGAAGCATGCTGCCACACTGAGGATTCCGGGGATTCCTTGTCGCTTCGGGCGGTATGCAACCACCGCTATGGACTGCGGTCGTCCTGGCGGACGAGGCTCCGCGAACCTCGCCCTCCAACGCGTTTCGCTCGCATCCACCAGCGCGATCACTCGCGACCAACCACCCGCCAAGCACCAGCGCATCGGTCGACGCGATCTTCGTCCGAAGGACGACCGCAGTTCCCAGCCGGGCGTTTCCTACGCCCGGCGCGCAGCGGATGAGGCATGGGACAACCGCTGGGTGGCTATTGGCCACCTGAATGCTGTCGGCCAATCCGGTTGGGAAAGGCGGACGAAAGTAGATGTAAAGCGGCGGGGCCGGTCCTGGGTGGACCGGCCCCGCCGTGCATCTCCGGATGTGCCCTGCCCTACCGCGTGGGGATCGTGAAGCTCAGCGCAGTCCCGCGGCGCGACGGTGCGATCGCGACGGTGGGGTGCACCTCCTGGGCGCGCCAGCGGTCGGGGCCGTGGTGGAAGGCGCTGCCGAGAAGGCCGCCAACCACGCCACCCAGCAGCGTGCCGCCGATGGTGCTGCCCGCCCGCGCCGCCCCGCAGACGTACTCGCAGTCCTGGGCCCCGCTGGTCACGGCGAACATCGTCGCGCCGCCGGCCACCGCGCCCGCGACCGCGCCGCGCAGCAAGTAGCTGGGGCGGCCGCGGCTCACCTCCAGCCGCGTGACCTCCGCGCGCGAGACGCGGACGGGTGCGGCGAGGGCGCGCGACTCCAGCACCAGCGCGTCGCCGTGGACCTCCGCCACCTCGGCGACGGTGGCGGTGTCGCCCAGCGACGGCGCGACGATGCGGATGCGGTCGCCCACACGCAGGTCGCGGCCGGTCTGGGCGTGAGCGGGCGAGGCGGCGACCACCGCCGCGAGAAGGAGCACGAGCGAGCCGGAAATTCTGGACATGTCGGGAACGGATCTGCTGGGGCGATGCCCCCGTGGGACTGCGCCGGCACCGCTCAGGTCCGGGCGGGATCCGGCATTGAAGCGGCCGGCCAAGTAGCCGTCCGCGCCGGTACTATGCGCCGAACCCACACACCGAGTCAAGGGTTTCAGTGTCGCTAAATGAATGAACCGCATTCATTTAGGTGATGAATGCGGCTCATTTTTCCGGCGCGGAAACTTCAAGCTTCTAGCGCGCAATGGCTTCGGACGCGCGGTGGGCGGGCAGGTGCACGCCTTCTCGCCACGCCTGCCACAGGTGCGTGAGGAACTGCTTCTGGACCTTGCGCAGGGCGGCCAGGTGGCGCCGCTGGTCGGTCCAGCCGGGGCGGCCGGCCTGGAGCTCGGCGCGCTCGGCGGCGTAGACGCGGCGGTACGGGCCCTCTGCGTCCACGAACGCCAGGCCGATGCGGAAGCAGAGCTCCTTGGCGTCCGCGTCGTACGTGCACGGCTCGCCCTGGCGGGGCTTGGGCTGCGCCACGCGGATCTCGGCGTTGGCGGCGGCGCGCTCCAGCACGCCTTCGCACTGCGCGCGCGACACGAGCGCCACGTGCCCCGGGTCCACCCTCGCCGTCTCGGCCGCCGCCACCTCCAGCCCGCACGTGCGGCAGCGGTACGCCACGCCGCGCACCGTGGCCAGGCCGCAGTACGACCAGAAGTGCGAGGGCGTGGCGGCCTTCTCCAGCTCCAGCCGGCCCAGCAGGCGCGCGAAGAGCATGGGATCGGCGCCCTCCACCGTGCGCAGCCAGTGCCACGCGGGGTGCGCGGCCAGCGAAGCCAGCGCCTCGCGGCGGAGCTGCCCTTCCTCGATGGACATGTTCCGGTACACGCGGCCCAGGAAGGCGAGCGGCCCCAGCGGCTCGCCGTCGTCCACCAGGCGCAGCACGCAGTCGCCGCCGTCGGCAGCCTCCTCGACCTCCACCACGCGGCGGATGCGCACGCCGGTCTCCTCGCGCAGCCGCCGCACCTTCTCGAACGACTCCACCACCATGCCCAGCGACGCGGGCGTGCCGTCGCCCGGAGCGATGGAGCGGATGGGCGCGTCGTCCGGCTCGGCGGCGAGCGGGGTGCGGGCCGGGAAGGTGGGGGCCGCGTGGGCGCGCATGCGGGCGGCGATGGCGCGGGCGTTGGGCTTGAGGACTCGCATGGCTGTGCTCCGTGGCGTCGAATCGGGGTGACGGCGGTGGATCGGGTGCTGCGTGCTGCGGCCTGCGACTGCGCGATGAACGGACTGCTTGGATCGAGTGGATCTAAAGTCTCCTCCGCGACTTCTGCCGATTCCCGCTGTGATCGGTAGATGCGTATTGGGCGTCCTGCCTCAGCGCTCCGCCGTTCCCGCCACGCATCCGTCGGATGATCCGCGGACCTGCTTCGTTCGATTCCGAGCTGAATTGATATCGATCGATTTTCATCGTCCTGCGTCTAGCTCGCATCGCCTGCGAAACGTCGGATCGGCAGATGTGCATCTCACGACCTTCGTCATTCTTCACACATCTCCCGACGTCAGATCATCGTCCGCCGCACATCTCCCGAGACGTTTGGACCGGCGGCGGATGCGCATCTTCGCAGACGGCTGGGCGCCGGTGGATCCGCATCTCCCGGCCGTGCGTGCGCCGGGAGATGCGGGGGCTTTCGGGAGATGCGAGGCGGCCGCCCCGCATCTCCCGAACGTCCCGCCGTTCAGACGGCCCGCTGCGCCCGAGACGTCAGGCGTTGCGGTCGATGCAGCCCGTCTGCGCGTTGGGGTTGCCGCTCTCCTCGAACGGCACCGGCAGGTTCACGTCGGTCCCGTAGTTCTCGCCGTTGGCGGTGAACCCGGTGGGGAACACCTGGTCCTGCGTGCGCCCGTACTGGCGGATCAGGCGGCGCAGGTCGCTCAGGCGGGTGGCCGTGAGCCACAGCGAGAAGGCGCGCTCGCGGAAGAGCAGGTCCACCTTGCTGGCCGTGGTGGCGCCCGCGTCTGCCGCGGTGAGCGCCGGCAGCGTGGGGCTGAGCGCCGCCCGCGCCGCGTTCAGCTTGCCCACGAAGCCCGCCACGTCCGCCGGGTTGGCCTGCAGCGCCGCCTCGGCCTCGATGTAGCGCGCCTCGTAGCCCGACCCCAGCACCACGGGCGAGCCGCGGCCGGCGTACTTGAGCTGCTTGAAGTGCGGCCCGCCCAGCGCCGACGGCGACGCGCTGGCCGCCTGCGGGGTGCGCGAGTCGCCCGCGGTGCGGTACGGCAGGCCGCGGTGCACCGTGCCCTCCAGGTCGGCGGCGCTGAAGCGCTCCTCCTCGTTGACCAGCTGCTCCACGGCGTTGTAGGTGCCCTGCGTGGTGGCGTTGTAGTCCACCACGTAGCGGAAGCCAGACGGCACCAGCGCCGCCTCGGCCGCGGCGGCGGCGAACTGGCCGCGGTCCAGCAGCACCCTCGCCCTGCCCAGGTGCGACAGGGTCTTCTGCGCCGCGCTGCCGGTGAGGGCGAGCGAGGCGTCGAACTTGGCGAGGGCCGAGTCCAGCACCTCGGCCGTGGTAAGCGGGGCGCCGAACTGGATGGGCCCGCTCACCGGGATGGTGCTGAAGGGCACGCCCGAGCAGTAGTTCTCGGCCAGCATCAGCTCGGCGTAGCCCGCCACGTTCAGCAGCTCGGCGTGCTCGGCACTGCCGCTGCGGCTGGTGGAGGCGTACAGGTCGGCCGCGTTGTTCGCCTCGGCGCGGGCCTGCTGCAGCAGCGTGAACGAGAACAGGTTGCTGTTGTTCACGTCGTGGATGGCGCGCCGGTCGATCTCGCGCCGGTCGTCGAAGTTGTCGCTGCTGACGAACTCGTCGGCCAGCAGGCCCGTGGTCACGATCAGGCCCTGGTTGGCGTTCTGCACCCCGCCCAGCGCGGTGGCCAGGCGCGCCTTGGCCCCGGCGTAGGCGTTGATGAGGTTGAGGGTGTCGCGCGCCACGCCGGGCGTGACGGTGAACGGGTCCTTCACCTCGAGCGTCTTGTCGAGGTTGCAGGCGGCCAGCGGGAGCGCCAGGGCCAGCAGCCCCGCGGCCCGCCGGGGGAGGAGCCCGGGGCTCCTCCCTCCGCGATGTGGATGTCTGTGCATGTGTCTACCGCCTCTCGTGTGTATGTCGTGGCTCGTTCCAGATCCGCGCGGACCGTGTGAGCATCGGACGAAAGCTCATCCGCAACCCACGAGGGGTCACCCTCGGCCGATGCTCACGGTACGTCTACCGGATCCGGCTCAGAAGTTCACGTCGATGCGCGCGGTGATGGCGCGCGTCGGGGGCAGCGTGAAGTCGTCGGCGGTGTTGAAGTTGGACTGGCCGCCGTAGTTGACCTCGGGGTCGAAGCCCGTGTACTTGGTCCACGTGTGCAGGTTGCGCCCGGCCAGGGTGAAGCTGAGGCCCTGCGCCGGCAGGTGCAGCGAGCGGTTCAGCGACTGCGGGCTGGTGAGGCTCACCGACACCTCGCGCAGCTTCCAGAACGTCGCGTCCTCGTAGTAGCCCGCCGCCGTGCCGAAGAAGCGGCGCGCCTGGATGGCGGCCTGCTGCTCGAGCGTGGCCGCGCCGGGCACCTGGCGCACCTCGCTGAAGCCCAGCGTGTTGCTGGTCTCGCGGTTGATGGCGGTGAAGTTCAGCAGCTTCTGGCCGCCCTTGTAGTCCAGCAGGCCGCTGAGGCGGATGAACCTCGCCAGGCGCACGTCGGCGCTGAACGACGCCTCGCGCTTGGGGAACGGCGAGCCGAAGTACGTGCTGCCCGTCACCGGGTCGGTCTGCTGGTCGTTGGGCAGCAGCTGCACCTCGGACTGCTGGATCAGGCCGTCGTGGTTGGCGTCGCCGAAGGTGTACGCCGGCTGCCAGTAGCCGCCCAGCGCGAAGCCCACCTGGTGGCGCTGCGTGTTCGCGCCCAGCCCGAAGATGATGGGCGTGATGCTCGTGTCGCCGAACGTGAGCAGCTTGTTGCTGTTGGTGCTGTAGTTGACGTTGAAGTCCACGCCCACCCGGTCGCGCTTGATGGCCTCGGCCCGCAGCGCCAGCTCGGTGCCGATGTTCTGCACGCTGCCCAG is a genomic window of Longimicrobiaceae bacterium containing:
- a CDS encoding GAF domain-containing protein, producing MTADPAPQDDGHASPDPLSGAPDAAAPGRPSPRDAADISSGELARALFDESPLSTVVYDAAGRPLRVNPAFTKLWGASIGDVPAEYTVLDDPELDGLGVLPEVRRAFAGEAVVLPPVRYDMSHTLGLGRTTWTQGHFYPVRGADGALTHVVLVHVDLTAAKEADEALRQGEDRFRAALRASGAVVFQQDLELRYTWLYDPALGRVDERVNGLTEADLGGDRVADALKRRVLDTGRPARGELRLPFVPGSRVFDVAVEPLRDAAGALAGVTCAGLDVTDRLREAGERERLLEQAEEARRAAEAARARASFLAEAGQALHSSLDHAATLAAVARLAVPMLADWCAVDVLEADGTIRRVAVAHQDPAKVALARQLQERYPVHADDATGVPAVLRTGRAERYDSIPDEMLVAGAVDEEHLRLLRSVGLRAALVLPLRGGERVLGALTLVNADSGRTFAPDDVELAEELARRSARALDNARLFREVTEAREALEQQAMELEIQSETLQEQATELEAQQAEL
- a CDS encoding isochorismatase family protein; amino-acid sequence: MLRSADVPLSQSALLVIDVQDSFKVGARWARRSNAAFEENVSLLVDAYREAGLPVIFVLHTDGDDHFAPDSPHVNLMDFLSPRAGEPTIRKDTRNCFTSTNLQAMLLHRGVRRLAITGIQTEQCCETTARVAADLGFAVDFVLDATLTFPIPNLDVPGEELGVAEIEERTAYALRGRFARIVSAAELAGAVREAALEPALA
- a CDS encoding helix-turn-helix domain-containing protein — protein: MSRRVFFALFPGAEILDFAGPVQALWEAASLGAGYEVAYCGATPAVRTAQGLEMCGLEPLPDVRDDDWVFVPGFPVMQMGPPRELVEWLRGVGQTQARICSVCTGTFALGEAGLLDGRRCTTHWKRAALLQQRFPRARVLDDRLFVEDGRLVSSAGIASGIDMTLGLVEQDAGAEIAAGAAREMVVYMRRDGSQPQESVYLEYQRHLDAGVHRVQQYLISNPASRATLEELAAIAFVSPRHLTRTFRGATGISVGEFRLRLRLERARTLVQHSRLKLDAVAAECGFADARQLRRIWTRHFGVPPSASRTVAVEA
- a CDS encoding MlaD family protein, which produces MRLRKQVQLGALFIAAVVGFAVVAFALGRMKMGPPQAQLLGIFNEVGQLKVGNNVVYRGVHVGKVTGISFARGGGGVLVTMAVPTGMNIPVDAAVQSEPESVMGPWQAQIISQSWYPDAEYTRTRTKGVLPGTTLPDIAKLTAAASAMAGSVQTMSANVQATFTEKAAAKIRQQVADAEKTSDDLNRALSVRTRAAGGMTNGVLATSVRIRAMSDSMKLTALGMRAALASGSTRQLVTTARQASARMVALTEGIRARAASFPTPAGYEARLAAIQARAESAGRSVEAMGPRVDSAGAMLQRARTAMVSLEQALQKMDSGPAGANGMLSDPSQYENALRAAITLRQTLDDIQAHPEKYLGKKLF
- a CDS encoding glycoside hydrolase family 6 protein, coding for MPRLPLRSPPGAAEPARHPPARRRSALRTAIRALPPLLALLLVAPGATPQRNPFAGRRLYVDPASPAARQAAAWNRSRPADAARMRVIAAQPQAKWMGDWARDVRREVDGVVGAAARQGALPVLVAYNIPHRDCGLYSAGGARDGDGYRRWIRDFAAGINRRPAVVIVEPDGLPSLDCLPLRLQDERYVLLRDAVQTLKAAGAAVYVDAGNANWRRPPDMAGRLRKAGIEMADGFSLNVSNFHAVQVNVTYGEQLSRLVGGKHFVVDTSRNGRGNAVERQWCNAPNQALGRAPTTQTGSALADAFLWVKTPGQSDGTCNGGPRAGEWWADYALELSKAAEAIGSMLPH